Part of the bacterium genome, GCCTTAAAAGAATTAGGCGTTGAACGAATTTTAGCCTGGAGTGGACCCGGGGCCATAAATGAAGATTTAAAACCAGGACAATATTTACTACCAGATGATTTAATTGATGAAACTAAAAGTAGAGTATTAAGTTTTTATAGCAAAAATAGCGGCATTGGATTTATCCGCTCAAGTCCTGTTTTCTGCCCTCAGTTAAGCAATGAAATGGAAGTACTTTTAAATGAACTTGGATTTAAGGGTAACAAGGGAGGAGTTTATGTTTGCACGGAAGGTCCTCGACTTGAAACTAAGGCTGAAATTAAAAAGTTTAAACTATTAGGTGCTGATGTCGTAGGAATGACACTTATTCCAGAAGTATTTTTAGCCCGAGAACTTGAAATGTGCTATGTAGCCTTATGTTATATTACTAATTATGCCGAAGGAATAAAAGAAAAAAAAGGTTATAAAAAGGCAACACTCTTTGATGGATTGATAACTAAAGAGGTGATGAAAAAGGTAGATAAAGCCGTTCAAAAATTTCCTGAAATTATTAAAGAATTTTATAAAAGTTTATTATTTAAAGATAGAAATTGCAATTGCAATCAATTAATGGCAAGATATAAAGAGAGGATAGGAAACAATTGGCATAATTGGATTCCGTGTAACCGTTCAGGTAGTCCTTTACCGCAGAGACGCAGAGGAACAGAGAAGACATA contains:
- a CDS encoding MTAP family purine nucleoside phosphorylase, coding for MQIEVKNAVIGGSKAYTLLNEGKVVGERVGEIQTPFGKSQPIFLVKDKDIEFLFLTRHGEKSYELNASSVNYQANIYALKELGVERILAWSGPGAINEDLKPGQYLLPDDLIDETKSRVLSFYSKNSGIGFIRSSPVFCPQLSNEMEVLLNELGFKGNKGGVYVCTEGPRLETKAEIKKFKLLGADVVGMTLIPEVFLARELEMCYVALCYITNYAEGIKEKKGYKKATLFDGLITKEVMKKVDKAVQKFPEIIKEFYKSLLFKDRNCNCNQLMARYKERIGNNWHNWIPCNRSGSPLPQRRRGTEKT